The genome window TGGTAAAGAGTAATGCAAGTCATCTTTtgtgcaaaaatatataataaatacctTTAGagcttttaattaaaaaaataattgttttaGCCTTTAGTACTTgacatacatttattttaattatgtattattgcataatacaaattaaattactcatGATTTTAAATTGCGCACCCTGTAGATATATTTAACTGGTTAGAAGTTAGGTACATTTCAAACTTAATAAACTAGGTATAGCAGGTATTTTGAAACTAACGGCTACATgaacaaatgaaataataataccTTCAAAATTAGATTCTTCACAAATATACACTGAACAGGTATTTAGTTATCATACGAGTCTTCTTCAGGATCATCCATacttttcaaattaatttttttgaacTTCATAAAAGTTTTATGGTCCATCGCGAAAGAAGTAGCGGCAAATATTCAAATATCTCCTAGGTAATTGTTTATTCTTCTCCTTGGTAATTATTGTTTATTAGCGACAGTTAAAATTCTTGAAGGAAAACATATGACATTGTTTGTTCTTAAAATAGTTTTAAGTCATTTTGATTACAATCTAGATGGCCATGATGGTTGATATTACAAGGACACTGAGGCGATGAAATTTAAAGTATGTAATATTTATACAATATATGATATAAAAATGcagttattattttatcatcatttcATTTTGCTGGATTTAAtctttaataaacatttttatttatatttaaaataacaacACAACAgtgaaatttattgttttttacgTAAACATTTCAtggcaacatttttttacaattcaGTGTGATAGAGTTGCTCACATGGTATCGATAAACGGAAAACGGATACCAAAAATAAAACACAGTATCAAAACAAACTATAAGAAATTCCTGAAATTCACAAAATTAAAGGTGAGATTCAGTATAGTCGAACAGGTCGAACTTTCAGGTAGACCTAAGCTATAATAGTACTGCTACGTAGGCTTTAGATATTTTTGGTGTTATGTTCCTGATAGTATTAGACCATGCTATTTAGGGTCAACCAAATCCTGGcattaaaaaccctaaaaataggtggcatatttgaaaaatgtaggactaattggccaattgtcttcataaaacgcgtgtCTTCTTATACTTTGACGCATAATACTTAAAAATTGACTGAGAATGTTGGGGCgagggttaaataaaaaaaaattgaattggttgaccgtctgtAAGTCGGTAGCGTTGTTGATGAAAGACTGTGCAAGGTTTAGTTTGTTTGTCATCCGTtagaaaattaagattttgcgcctttttttattttattctatagaAATAATCTTTGAGGTGCCTTTGAGATCACGTCAAAGAGTATTAGAGTAGTATAATATGGATCACGTATAACTAAAGCATTTGAGACACTTTTGGACATCACTAtaactgtcactgtcactgtcCACTACTTGACAAATTGTCACATTCACAATTCACATAAACTTATCAGCATCACCGTGGGCTGCAAGCTGtaatcaataattttattatcaataaaacTAATTTCCATTTCTTTTTGTTGCACATGCTTTAATCATATTCCTTTCGATAAACCATAAGTCACAATGAAATTAACAGTTAAAAAGTTGCAAGGTGGAGAGTGTTGTGTTGAGGTAAGtgatgaaaatcttaatttaccTTTAAGCAACTGTGTACGTAtttagaatattgtttttaagattTGCTTGCTAGAAGTCAAAAGGCTCAGAATTTACGAACTTTTTAAGTATTTACACGTTATAAGTTCATAGGTATGTGCCAAGAATGTGTCCGTGTTTTAGCACCATTTTTATTTGCATAGACCTAACCACAGAATTTTAACCACAGACGGACTATAATataactgatttagattttagTTAGCCTCTACAAATGATTATTTGTCGTTTACAGGTACTACCAACCACatcaatatttgaaataaaacgcGAAGTGGCTGGAAAATTAGCAATACCTGTTGAAGAACAAAAGCTCCTGTTACTAGGGCGCACCTTAGCCGATGAACAGACTATTGAGTCATACCCGACCATAAAGGACGGCACCAAACTCAACCTTGTTGTGAAAAAGCCGGACGGTTTATTTGAAGCTtcattgaaatattttaaaaagttaGGTATGACTGATAAAGATGCCACAAACTCGGCTAATAAGCTGCTAAAAATTGTAGAGgataagtttaataagttgTCTTGGGATGATATAGACCGGTTGTCTATGGATTGTCTTCTAGAGGAATGTGGCCAGAGCCGACCAGTTGTTGAGAATGAACCTGAGAACGAAGACATGTATGGCTTGTGACCCTTCAGGAGCGAATTGATTTACCTCTTAAATCAAATGTTCTGATGTTTATGGCTTTAAAAGACTACATTGATATTCATTAAAAGTACATTCTCTAATTATTTAACAATGTTTTCTATTTGTTGAAGATGTTTTTTTTACTGACATGTATGCAACATTCTGAAAGGCCTGATTTAAAAGTACTCttgtattttgtatgaaaaaaagctACATAAGTTAtccttttactttttatttcataaaatgtacaattaaaatgaaattgtgaACAAGGCATCATTTTAtttgctttttattttatttcatatgaTGTTTTATGTGATTATGTCATAGCCTAACAATTGTATGAATTATGCTCTAAAATAAGTATACATGATTATATGGCTTTCCATCAGTTCCAGAATGTTTTTCTGCAACTCTAATTCCTGTTGCAATTTCAGATGAAAACTCCTTATAAGTGTGTTTTCATATTGTCCTATCTGGtattggatgtaggaccgatattccatatattaaaggcgccatctGTGATCTTTCCCTTtaacatccttcctacatctaacgtcggattggataatgtgaatacACTCTAAGGCTATTGCACTTTAAGTATAAGCCTTTTATGCTGGAAAGTCACATAATATTTAGCTAGTGTCCATACATACTTTTGCACCATTCTTACTAGTGCATTCTTATCCGGTGTTAGATAGGAATAGGTGTTGTCATTCCCTTTTGTCCTAGCATTATGAATGGTGGTGGTCCTGTAGGACAGATGGGAGAAGTCTAATACTATACAGTTGATcatcaaaataaacattaagataTGGTGTTGTTGATCCTTTTAATACATACAAATCATACAATATGTAATTAAAATCTATAATTCTGAATGTAGTTATTTTAGTCTGATACACGTAATATGGGGGTTTTTATTGTAATATTGTTGATGATTAAGCCAGGAATACACTAGGTGACAAAATGTCGCACGACACCTGTCGCCAGCGTCGTTGCCAGATTTCACTCGACATGTCTGACGTCATGCGACAAATGTCGCCAGTAAGACGCGCCATCTTCAGATAGACGTATCGTGGGACATTAAGTCAACTAGTAGTATTCCTAGCTTAAGGATATCTTGAGTGCTGACAAGTTAGTTTCCATACAACTGTAATTGCGTTGTTAACTAAATTTAGTTTCTacaaaatattatctaaataGAATAACTGTTGGTTTTAGTTCTTTAGGAAAATGTGGATATTCTTGcctttaaaatgttaaaaactaTACGATTCATTTATTGAAAAAGCTACTACAAGTTTGTATGGAAACTATTAACTGTAACTTAGTGTTGTGATATactctattattttatttgtatggactgtaaatatattttactgatAAGCTTTGATCattcatataatatattatatttgaagAATAAGTTAACTGCCCGTAGATTACTACTCCTGGAAGCTCAATTGTATTTGATATGAGGTAAATATCCCAATGATTGACACAAAACTAGTGCAAATTTAGTATTACTTAATATAAACACAAGTAGTGtggatttaattatttaatttcaactaatagggaacttgactgtagttaaaatatttaataaaatattgtatgccatgcacgaaataaagcatcagataattataaaagaaacatggacagaagttattttttaatccaatttctatttaataagttcagtataaatatataaagtaaccgagttgaccgtgacgtcactcaatttgatttcatataaattccatattagcaagtcgttcaaattcgttttgacagttcttaaaaagaagctgatttggcAAGgatgcaagtagcctattgccgTCAGATGGAAAATTAAGACTTTGTTAGAACTTTTGTTGACAGGTAACTTtttaagatatatatttttttaatttaattatatctaATCTTCACTGATGACGTAAATGAAAAATAACGATTAATTATTCTCCCCTAAGGAGGAACTTCCAATATTTCATAGCTGACAAACATTGGGACGTTTGCCTTGTGTGGTGGACTAAATGTTAAACAGAAATGCTAATCAAAacatgtaattagtaattaggtATGActcaataaaactattttcatttgattaaattttatttattttcatacttCTAAAGTACAGTTTCATGGCAAGTAAATCGTAACCAGTGCCcgtttaaatatatgttattatgTACAGTACGTATAATTTATTGGTATAGTTCGCGTagaaatttattgaaatattatattttgaagcCGTTTATGCATGTATAGTAAAGCTACTAGACTACAAATACTAGAGTGCAAATGTTGCACGACATGTGTCGTCCGCTTCGCCTAGTACATAAGTTGCTTGATGTAACCTTggtttaaaaacaaaaagttttaGCTATTCCAAATGTTAAATAACAGGATAAACGGTTTCAAATGTAAGAACTTGACAAATAAAATAACGCGAACTTCCCGGCTTTTACAGCACAAAATCATACGATTTCAAATCAGATTTAGACTCTTATGAAATTATGTCTATAtgacaaattatttttttacaatacaATTTTGTCTTATTTCCGGTTGTGACATTGTCAAAACGTTTCAATTATATTTACGTATCTTCTCCGCTAAGTGAATATTTGTGATGTTTGCAAGCAAAATGTTTCCCTATGTCGTTCTACATAATGGCGGAGTTCTCCCTTTTTTTGCGAACGTCCTGTCAAAGCGTCCTATTAGTAAGCGATAAAGTGAAACCTTTTGCTTGGAAACTACACATTTTGTTGGCTGTTAACCACCTAAACCAGGAGAAATAAGAGGggtaggcactggtcccaccgcgagctagtaagctatgagctatcggctataaaaacgaacaaaagataagtactcccgtgtaaataaaagagacacggcgatgtttctagttactcgcccagcggtgagctatcaaaatcgccgtgtctcttttatttgcacgggagtgctcatcttttgttcgtttttatagccgatagctcatagcttactagctcgcggtgggaccagtaccTATGAAACCGCCAAGAAGTTGAGCGATATCGTGTACCGTTACTCTTTGGCGTAACGTGTCGCAGACATTTTTACTTAAGTGTATCCCTGGCTCTATAATAGTTCGTTTACAAATCCTTTTGAACAATTACCTGAAAGTCACGCCATAACTCGGTAGCGATTTTGATAGTCGCTACTGCGCTGTGATagtattttaaatgtcaaacttctatgaaatGATGACATTTAAACTAACATTAGTACAGTCGGCTATAAAATCGCTGCAGAGATAGCTTGGCCTGACTACCCACTTAGCTTATGCTACTGATTTTATTTCAGATGTGTCtgtattaaaataatagaaattaaaaagtttgaAATCTTTTGTCGTTTCAATAAGAAGGCTAAAGAATTACATTATTGTTAGAAAAATGTTATCATAATATGATACCTAGCGGAACAAGTGTAGtttaatacaattaaattaaccGATTCGTTGCGTGTTCCATTTTCGAAAAGTTTACGCTGTGATGGCGAACAACTTGtcgattttaatagttatttgttatacaagggggcaaagttgtattttaacgccgagtgtggaattgaaaaacgagcaagtgaaaggagtatatagttgaaccacgagcgaaaagcgagtgaaccacgagcgaagaatagaatcctgaacttgcgagttttttaacacacgagaagtaaaatacatttgtacccgagtgtaacacaaaacttttcccctcactatagcgaggaaactataacgcaaaaaatgcgtttatcactgcttccagtagttccacaggtggtaaatcatctttattactagattcacctacttttatcaattttaaagcagttaatttgactttattcaaggtcaaattactttaccattaggtagtggataaaatgtgtttttacccgctggtattaaaggacaaaacacgtgtttccgagctaatgaggggaaaaatgttttaaaatgatACGCCTCGCGTGTCATACGCCACACTCAAAAAACTTTGATGGCACACCAGGCGTGTCATCCGCACAGAAACGGTTAAACATGATACGGATGAGGCACTTCACTTAAACACAACTACAGTCAAACGATCACAACCTTACAATGAGCTTAGATTCACTTCCAAAGCGCTATAATTACGTACGAGCGCAGTgcgtcatttaaaaaaaaatactttaggaTCGtcaaccaggcaggcaagcacggtcagGTCggccttttcgcactatttgtaagtgcgacagGGCTTTTTGAGAGTCATGTGTCATGACCGTTTCATTAGAAATCCTATTTCATCACCCGTTCACTGTCCCATGTATATTATGTGAATGGACGAGTTATTAGGGcggaaaaacatatttttcagtacagatggtgttttttttacgcactagtgcgagaagtggctcATTATATgcgaggtcgaaacttcggaggctcatctgtactgaaaaacgtcgtacgatacacgtgcgaaaaggaaattcgtaactcgtgtcgatttaaaacactcccttcggtcgtgttttaatttatcgcctcgccactcgtttcgaacttccttttttacgcacttgtatcgtaatgtactatatcagCATCGACACACGTAGACATCCTTTCAGCTTTCAGACGCGTTTCCGAAGCATCTTTCATAtgactaacgagcgatttctcatacatagtgatgtgcaagttgcggaaactttccaaaaaaatcttaaatttcatgaaaaattcacgaaactttcacgaaaaataaagggaatgaaatggaaagtttccatccatacaaagtatggaaagtttcctaagttttcctatgtgaaaatttcagtattttggaaactttccgtcggcacatcagtactcATACATAACATGTGGCTCGATGCTAATAGATGTGTTCATCCTTCATACGCGAATCCAAATTGTCCACGTGACATAGTGTGGATCATTTGACAATGACAAGATGACGAAATAGGACGGTAGACAATTTAATCCTGAACCGATTGAAGAGCCCATTTCCATTTGTgatcctgcacgggaagcatggtcgcgcgatagacgataaaatagcaggccgtccctatcgcactatttgtaagtgcgatagggacggcctgatattttatcgtctatcgcgcgaccatgcttcccgtgctgatcgTAGACAAAAGGGAATATACCGAAACGCACAATTATAATACTTTATCAAGTAAAAAACGTAGTTGCTCTTACTGACACTGTATGACGCTAGACTTCGTCAAATTCCTTAGGATTAAGGTTACTTCATAAGTCGTTATTACTACCAGTAGTTTAGTTTACTTATATTGCTATATCCATACTTTACCATTAGTCTTTACGAGGAAAATAAATGCATGTAATAGAGTAGGGTGTaacttaaattatttgaaatgaaCACGTAACTTAATCtattcaatgaggaggcacactcaaaggttatgacagatggcgccaccacattagtccatacgtgagagcgagatgataggttttctctctctctcacatatcaatgacagtgacatgcctagacacttgcataggcgccgcctggcgggataaaatgtcagtgtgcctcctcattatggAACTTATTTATAAGCACAAAAAAGTATCTAGTCAAGTAGTCTGTAAGGGTCTTCCCAAACATACCGACGACcatcgataggtttggggaaaccctaacAGATTCATTCACAAGACTGGCATGAATGGAATGAAAACATTAGTTCATTCAATTCGCTCCAGCTTCTATGAATCAACCTATATAGTTCATCTCAAATAATTTTAAGCATAAACTTAAATATTCACTAGTTGGCACTTCATAGCGCTTGATTGAGATTTTCtgtttaaaaaaatgcaaataTGTGCCATTCAGTACCTATATGTTACcttaaaaacaaacataaaccaAAACGGAAGCATGAAACGTGACATGACCAGAGCCTATATAAGAACAGACAGAATATACaaggtggaaaaatcgaatgccacatggatggcaactaccttaaatattgtaaatagcacattttgtgtaagggagactttcctttgtttttaaaaacaataaattctgcatttaaggatttatgaaaaatcgcttgcctcagtcgggactcgaaccggtcaaatgtgacaaaaaataacgttttttttctggcctgaaaaaaaaacatgaaaaaaaaccgtgaaaaaaaacagttttttttctggagtatgttttttttctaaagtacgaaatctcaaaatttgcaaaatagttaatacttttatatttttagacttaatgttaactattaaacgaatttaataaaataactttaatttctggtcttataaaagtaacatttacgaaatctgtagtttgtagttatcactatttactgttggcaacaccaccgcctctccacgctacacgccggattccccaataaacgtttgtatactgaattaacatgtaggttattgttattgaaacacgttacaactcacgaataaccgttattgtcgtattatttgttcatctgaaaaaaaaaaccatatttagaaaaaaaaccaaggtgatcggtttttttttcataattctgaaaaaaaaaacatttggttttttttctataaatccttaaatgcagaatttattgtttttaaaaacaaaggaaagtctcccttacacaaaatgtgctatttacaatatttaaggtagttgccattgatgtggcattatttttccacactgtataaGTGTATGGCTATGGCACTGACCCCCCCAAAAGTGattaagcgatgagctatcagcgatagaaacgaacaaaaaatagctcatcatcctccttgcgttatcccggcatttgccacggctcatgggagcctggggtccgctttgacaactaatcccaagatttggcgtaggcactagtgttacgaaagcgactgccatctgaccttccaacccgaagggtaactagaccttattggaattagtccggttttctcacgatgtttgccttcaccgaaaagcgactggcaaatatcaaatgacatttcgcacataagttccgaaaaactcattggtgcgagctggggttcgaactcgcgacctccggaacgaaagtcgcacgcacttaccgctaggctatcgGCGCTtcctaggctaccagcgcttcaacaAAAGATAGCTCACGTGTAAATAACAGAGAGCGACCGATTTACAGTTCATCGCTCAGCGTTTTGTTAATTTCTAATTTCTAGGTAGGGCCAGTGCCTAAACAAGACAAATAGTCGGGTCCACACAGAACAAGGCAATTACCCGGCAAACATGCTATGGAGATATGCGTCGGTCGTACGCGTCttgctcggccgagcaaccTGCCTCAGCCGAGGTAcgtctataaaaaaaaaattgtaaggttcaaatttgtgcagcagcaaatttgagatatatcgttttggaaatgtgaagcgatagaccacaccggtaTAGGTGCGAATACACA of Leguminivora glycinivorella isolate SPB_JAAS2020 chromosome 5, LegGlyc_1.1, whole genome shotgun sequence contains these proteins:
- the LOC125226168 gene encoding ubiquitin-like protein 4A, encoding MKLTVKKLQGGECCVEVLPTTSIFEIKREVAGKLAIPVEEQKLLLLGRTLADEQTIESYPTIKDGTKLNLVVKKPDGLFEASLKYFKKLGMTDKDATNSANKLLKIVEDKFNKLSWDDIDRLSMDCLLEECGQSRPVVENEPENEDMYGL